A portion of the Micromonospora tarapacensis genome contains these proteins:
- a CDS encoding TauD/TfdA family dioxygenase → MAARQPRRAAATARRGRCGAAARARAAHPERFAAAVEALVRPCPRREPFAPRPHVLGEVHGAPTWPAYRDMCPHNEQSHALEFPATLLLAHPPGPATTGNTLLADGVETLSRLPSGVRDTFVTRGWMLVRNFRPYVGMSWQQAFGVETVAEVEAYCATQAIDHGWLADGTLRTRQARPSTLVHPDTGTTAWFNQIAFLSEWSLQPDERDVLLSAYGRDGLPFNTFFGDGEPVPAEDLSAVQEAIDAATIRLPWTPGDLLLVDNVRMAHGRSAYDGTWSLWEAQGDARQAVNFP, encoded by the coding sequence CTGGCTGCACGACAACCGCGTCGAGCTGCGGCAACGGCTCGACGCGGCCGGTGTGGTGCGGCTGCGCGGGCTCGCGCTGCACACCCCGAGCGCTTCGCGGCGGCCGTCGAGGCACTGGTGCGGCCCTGCCCCCGCCGGGAGCCGTTCGCGCCGCGTCCGCACGTGTTGGGAGAGGTGCACGGCGCGCCGACCTGGCCGGCGTACCGGGACATGTGTCCACACAACGAGCAGAGCCACGCCCTGGAGTTCCCGGCGACCCTGCTCCTGGCACACCCGCCGGGGCCGGCGACGACGGGGAACACCCTGCTCGCCGACGGGGTGGAGACGCTGTCCCGGCTGCCGTCGGGGGTCCGCGACACGTTCGTCACGCGCGGCTGGATGCTGGTCCGCAACTTCCGACCCTACGTGGGGATGAGCTGGCAACAGGCGTTCGGGGTGGAGACAGTCGCCGAGGTCGAGGCGTACTGCGCCACGCAGGCGATCGATCACGGGTGGCTGGCCGACGGCACACTTCGTACCCGGCAGGCCCGTCCGTCGACTCTGGTGCACCCCGACACGGGTACGACAGCGTGGTTCAACCAGATCGCCTTTCTCAGCGAGTGGAGCCTGCAACCGGACGAGCGGGACGTGCTGTTGAGCGCGTACGGGCGCGACGGGCTGCCGTTCAACACCTTCTTCGGCGACGGGGAGCCGGTGCCGGCCGAGGATCTGTCCGCGGTGCAGGAGGCGATCGACGCCGCGACGATCCGGTTGCCGTGGACACCCGGCGACCTGCTCCTGGTCGACAACGTACGGATGGCGCACGGGCGCAGCGCGTACGACGGGACGTGGTCGCTGTGGGAGGCGCAGGGCGACGCCCGCCAGGCTGTCAACTTTCCATGA
- a CDS encoding thioesterase II family protein, producing MDKWVSIATPNPAAPTRLFCFPYAGGGASAYREWHHWLPRVEVAAVQLPGRENRLGERPIAAMDDLLALLVGALDPLLRERPFAFFGHSMGARIAYALTRHLEEQGGPLPAWLFASGSPAPWLRIPEVAWAEPDDRLLSWLADLGGTPPEVLGNPDLMRLALPVIRADLTIGATWGYPYTTPSSVPVHAFAATDDDYATPERARAWERETAGPCRVSIFPGGHFFLHEHAGQILRLIDDDLLSVAR from the coding sequence ATGGACAAGTGGGTGAGCATCGCCACGCCGAATCCCGCCGCCCCCACGCGGCTGTTCTGCTTCCCGTACGCCGGGGGCGGCGCGTCGGCGTACCGGGAGTGGCACCACTGGTTGCCTCGCGTCGAGGTGGCCGCCGTGCAGTTGCCGGGCCGGGAGAACCGGCTCGGGGAACGTCCCATCGCCGCCATGGACGACCTGCTCGCCCTGCTGGTCGGCGCCCTCGATCCGCTGCTGCGAGAGCGCCCGTTCGCCTTCTTCGGGCACAGCATGGGGGCCCGGATCGCCTACGCGCTGACCCGGCACCTCGAGGAGCAGGGCGGCCCCCTGCCCGCCTGGCTCTTTGCCTCCGGCAGCCCCGCACCCTGGCTGCGGATCCCCGAGGTGGCCTGGGCCGAACCCGACGACCGGCTGCTGTCCTGGCTGGCCGACCTCGGGGGCACTCCACCGGAGGTACTCGGCAACCCCGACCTCATGCGGCTGGCGCTGCCGGTCATCCGCGCAGACCTGACCATCGGTGCCACCTGGGGATACCCGTACACCACCCCGTCGTCGGTGCCGGTGCACGCCTTCGCCGCCACCGACGACGACTACGCCACCCCGGAGCGGGCCCGGGCCTGGGAACGCGAGACCGCCGGCCCCTGCCGCGTGAGCATCTTCCCCGGCGGGCACTTCTTCCTACACGAGCATGCCGGCCAGATACTGCGGCTGATCGACGACGACCTACTCAGCGTGGCGCGGTAG
- a CDS encoding DegT/DnrJ/EryC1/StrS family aminotransferase codes for MTSTGIAAARAIDHPQEWPVYDDPAVARASALIRAGRTFDYRHGPEIAEIEQLFSGTLDGRNVLAVNSGTSALLAAYYVLGLGPGDEVLVPSLTFLATASPLFVLGATPVLCDSGSATGNVTATALADRITSRTRAIAVTHLFGHPAPMAEITKLARERSLALIEDCSHAHGSTINGVPVGTFGDLAVFSIGGLKLVSGGMGGVLACRDSQHYDLACLLSSFRQRSRLTVRDPALRRLADVGLGGNLRISPVAAVLASSHLRRLDELVAAKARNASALVAALRTHPGIDGPGIAPGHTMGGWYDIVLRVDPQRAGFDRDELVAALKRHGVRAGVPQTAPLHRTSVFTGCRPPTWHAYSPATLRQHFAYAPEDLPVSGRLHDEWISLPGTFFNQPQEELLGAYLRAAERALADLAVPR; via the coding sequence ATGACCTCTACCGGAATCGCCGCTGCACGGGCCATCGACCACCCGCAGGAATGGCCGGTCTACGACGACCCGGCCGTGGCCCGAGCCAGCGCACTGATCCGTGCCGGTCGCACCTTCGACTACCGGCACGGCCCGGAAATCGCCGAGATCGAACAGCTCTTCTCCGGCACCCTGGACGGCCGAAACGTCCTCGCGGTCAACTCCGGCACCAGCGCACTGCTCGCCGCGTACTACGTCCTCGGGCTCGGCCCCGGCGACGAGGTGCTGGTCCCCTCCCTGACCTTCCTCGCCACCGCCTCGCCGCTGTTCGTGCTCGGCGCCACACCGGTGCTCTGCGACAGCGGATCGGCCACCGGCAACGTCACCGCCACCGCCCTCGCCGACCGGATCACCAGCCGGACCCGGGCCATCGCGGTCACCCACCTGTTCGGCCACCCCGCCCCGATGGCGGAGATCACGAAGCTGGCCCGCGAACGGTCACTGGCGCTGATCGAGGACTGTTCCCACGCCCACGGATCCACAATCAACGGCGTGCCGGTCGGCACCTTCGGCGACCTCGCCGTCTTCAGCATCGGCGGACTCAAACTGGTCAGCGGCGGCATGGGCGGCGTCCTCGCCTGTCGCGACAGCCAGCACTACGACCTGGCCTGTCTGCTGAGCAGCTTCCGCCAACGCAGCAGACTCACCGTCCGCGATCCGGCGCTGCGCCGCCTCGCCGACGTCGGGCTGGGCGGCAACCTACGGATCAGCCCCGTCGCGGCGGTCCTGGCCAGCAGCCACCTGCGCCGCCTCGACGAGTTGGTGGCCGCCAAGGCGCGCAACGCCAGCGCGCTCGTCGCCGCGCTGCGCACCCACCCGGGCATCGACGGCCCGGGCATCGCGCCCGGGCACACCATGGGCGGCTGGTACGACATCGTGCTGCGCGTCGACCCGCAGCGCGCGGGCTTCGACCGCGACGAGCTCGTCGCCGCCCTCAAACGCCACGGCGTACGAGCCGGCGTACCGCAGACCGCCCCGCTGCACCGCACGTCGGTCTTCACCGGATGCCGGCCGCCCACCTGGCACGCGTACTCCCCGGCAACGCTGCGTCAACACTTCGCATACGCCCCGGAGGACCTTCCGGTCAGCGGCCGTCTGCACGACGAGTGGATCAGCCTGCCGGGCACCTTCTTCAACCAGCCGCAGGAGGAGCTGCTCGGCGCGTACCTGCGCGCCGCCGAGCGGGCGCTCGCCGACCTGGCGGTGCCCCGATGA
- a CDS encoding D-alanine--D-alanine ligase family protein translates to MSPVSVYLVGVESLASWFTHFVRWRPGDRRLHLGEGPRVDTEMLRRGFDGLSAATAVFLTSHDTLLRDRELAAGLRTAGHRAIVQSGGAATLGIDKVAMKRFFDRHGIPTSPWRYQDEGTLEDVDGDPLVVKGRNSTQSIGIRMATEASSSPHYFTERYADGVEYSVVAHRTAGRTVTLPPVWKGPTSPMLVPPWRRLRLCPAPGMTPALDAWLRDVTETIARSADVDGFLEVEFLVQAEGAGLVLEINPRICGTLRIAALAADVPVFSLHHLPSSAALPAHRYAAEVPYTGASFNDPAQQVYATSRLTVAGKDPADAVTALRRHAGDSVMLCDPWNTGNAPAVLGAREETPL, encoded by the coding sequence ATGAGCCCGGTCTCGGTCTACCTCGTCGGCGTGGAGAGCCTGGCCAGCTGGTTCACCCACTTCGTCCGGTGGCGCCCCGGCGACCGCCGGCTGCACCTGGGGGAGGGACCACGGGTCGACACCGAGATGCTCCGGCGCGGCTTCGACGGCCTCAGCGCCGCGACCGCCGTCTTCCTGACCAGCCACGACACGCTGCTGCGTGACCGGGAACTCGCCGCCGGGCTACGCACCGCCGGCCATCGGGCCATCGTCCAGTCGGGCGGCGCGGCGACCCTCGGCATCGACAAGGTGGCGATGAAGCGGTTCTTCGACCGGCACGGCATCCCCACGTCGCCATGGCGGTACCAGGACGAGGGCACGCTCGAAGACGTCGACGGCGACCCGCTGGTGGTCAAGGGGCGCAACAGCACCCAGAGCATCGGCATCCGGATGGCCACCGAGGCGTCGTCGTCCCCGCACTACTTCACCGAGCGGTACGCCGACGGCGTGGAGTACTCCGTCGTCGCCCACCGCACCGCCGGGCGCACCGTTACTCTGCCCCCGGTCTGGAAGGGACCGACGTCGCCGATGCTGGTTCCACCATGGCGCCGGTTGCGGCTCTGTCCCGCTCCGGGCATGACCCCCGCTCTCGACGCCTGGTTGCGTGACGTCACCGAGACGATCGCGCGGAGCGCAGATGTCGACGGTTTCCTGGAGGTGGAGTTCCTGGTCCAGGCCGAGGGCGCCGGCCTTGTCCTGGAGATCAACCCACGGATCTGCGGCACCCTGCGGATCGCCGCGCTGGCCGCCGACGTTCCCGTCTTCTCGCTGCATCACCTGCCGTCGTCGGCGGCGCTGCCGGCCCATCGGTACGCCGCCGAGGTGCCGTACACCGGTGCGTCCTTCAACGACCCGGCGCAACAGGTGTACGCCACCTCGCGGCTCACCGTCGCCGGGAAGGACCCGGCGGACGCCGTGACCGCGCTGCGTCGGCACGCC